DNA from Lagenorhynchus albirostris chromosome 3, mLagAlb1.1, whole genome shotgun sequence:
GGGCAGAAAGTTGGGTCCATTCACACCCAGTAACCTCAGTGACACCCCTGAGGTATAAGGCAATATGATCTTTTACGCAGAAGAAAATTGGAGAATGGAGCTGGAAGATAAATAGAGTGAAGGTTTGGAGTGAGGGATGGATAATGGTGCCACCATGTACCTGGGTAGTTATCTACCCTGGATGCACAGCAGTATCACCTGGGCAGTTTTCACAAACATACCAATGCCTATACCCTACCCCCACCATAGCAAAGTCAGAGCCTCAGGGAGTAGGCGGTCTTGGGCAATGCTAACGTGTAGCCAAGACTTTGAATCACTGATATAAAGGGATTTCTGAGTGGAAATACACTTAGCTGATAAGGTAATGCGTCGTCTTGTAGTGGTCACTGCAGTAATCACCGCAGTGGGTAGATTTTTCTCTAGCTGGGTTCAGACACCTTGACATAGGAACAGATAAAGTGGTTGATTGAATCCCCAATGTTGAGGATTTGGAAAGACTAAGGGGTAAGGATGTCAAAGATGCtctcaagaaaatgaaagaatgaagagcCATACTCTCTGGTCTGGAAGCTCAAGTGTGGtccctagaccagcagcatcagcatcacctctgaacttgttagaaatgcagaacctcaaGCCCCAACCcggacccactgaatcagaatctgctttTGAACAAGACTCCCAAGTGATTAGTATGCACAGAAAAGTTTGAGAGGCACTGAACTAAAACACATAAAGGGAAAGTGAAACCATAACGGAGGGAATGAGAGGAGTTGAAGAAGCAAAAGTGTTCatggaattaaagaaaatatgtagGGGAAGTAAAGTAAGAGGGTGGAGAGATTGGAGACTGTGGCCATGATGCACATACTCGAGATGTCAGAGCAGGCTAAGCAGAGGCAAAGTCCAGGACATGGCCCCATGGGTAGGTGGCTGGAATTCCAAAGGTCAGCGAACTTTGAAAAGAAGATGATGGAAGAGTCACCTGTTTGGATGTTGAAATTATTTAGGGAGAGgctaagaaaatggaaagaaaaagaaagctatacAGCATCAGCGGAGTTAGATAACCCTTCTCTGGATTCCCAAAACTCTTACGTTACCCATAATAAgcagataatctttttttttaatttggcaagGGCAGTAATGGAACTATGCATAGGACATCATGAGATGTCATTCAAAGAGCCCACGCCTGTACAATATTTAATGCTGTGTATGACACATAGcaagtgttttataaatgttgGCCATCATCGTCGTCTCcactatcaccatcaccaccctTATCACCCCCATCACTATCATCACCACTATCACCTCCGTAATCTACATCACCATCACCAacaccgtcatcatcatcatcatcatcatcatcctcatcagtgTGTCTTTTTCCTTCATTAGACTGGATCCTCCCTGAGTTCAGGAACCATGTCTTATTTTTTCCTGCGTCCCTCAACACATCCCCCTTCTAACACCCAAAGGCTCCCTTTACTTCTTGCTGTGACTCCCTCCCCTCCAACACCCCCAGCCAAGCTAATGACTTCTTAGGTCTCAGCTGTTGGCAGGTCCCACCCAAGGCCAACTCACCTGATAGTTGTGATCTGACCCAGGTTGAGTTCGTAGTTGTTGACTTGAGCGATGAAGATGGCGGCCAGGGCCTCATAGAGGGCAGTGCCATCCATGTTGACGGTGGCCCCCACAGGCAGCACAAACCTGGTGATGCGGCGGTCCACACCCAGGCCCTCCTCCAGACAGCGGAAGGTGATGGGCAGTGTCGCAGAGCTGGGAGAGAGAACCCCAACGGCTGAGAATAAGTGGTGGCAATGGGCCAAGGGAGGGCTCCCCCTGAGAACACTGGAAGGCAAAGTGGGAGCTAGAGCAAGGGGAAGATGGCAGGTGTCTAACATTTCAGAGGCTGATGACTGTGCGTGGGGGAGGGGAACTCCTCATGACACAGAGAGCACACAGCAATGAGGTGCCCCAGGCTGAAGGTCTCTTGACCCACCTAAAGCCAATAGCTGAGGGCTACTTACTAGACACTAGTTCATGTCACCAGTTCACTCTAATTATCCACTCCCAGAAAGGAGGCAAAGGGCCTTCTGAGCTCCCACACCTCAGGGCTAAGAGAGGGGTATTACAGAAGACTCCTATTCCCCACTTCCCATGTTTATTCACGGAGTGACCTCAGCTACACTAACCTTCTaggtctctctctccccacttgggaTCAGCTGGTCCATAAAACATGTGCTCTGCCTGGTCAGCTCTGTATCATGCATCTGTATCCTGGACCCATAAAAGGGGATCTTTGGGTGTCCATGCCTGTGGCAACCCGGTGAGTTTAATTCTGGGGTACTATAGCACCAATCCTCCTTGGCCACAGATCAAAAGGCACATTCTCCAATAGGTGTTACAAGCAATAAAAATGATACTTTTCTTCCATCTGGTTGGCTCTAGTGATACATCTCAGATTGTTTTGAATTTGATTGATGGTGGAGAGGGGAGCTCTTTATGAAAAccctgaaaccataaaaaagaaggaagccaaGGGAGCTCCCAGAGGCCATCTCAAGGGGGGATGAGACCCTATGAGGTAGAAGATGACTGAGATCATGAGGCATGTTGGACCCTCTGCAGCTGGTTCTCCCTCCATATTAAATAGAGAAACACAtagccctggtggtccagtggctaggattccatgctcccgatgcagggggcctgggttcgatccctagccAGGGAAttgaatcccacatgccgcaactaaaaagatcccgcatgctacaacgacgatcccacacgcggcaacgaagatcctacatgctgcaactaagatccagtgcagccaaataaataaatattttaaaaataaagaaataaatagagaaacagaaaaggagggaaaggggTTAGGAGAGCCAGCCCAGGACAAAGATCAGTGCCCAGGTGTTGAGCCACCTGGAGACCTTCAAGAGCACCTGACATTATTATACAACCCAGATGAGGTTCTGTAGTGGCAGAGAGGGCAGGACTCCTAAGAGAGCCTGTGAAAGGCAAAGAGTGAACCTAGGAAGGGTACCAGTGGTGAGGAGCAAGGCCATACCTGGAAGACGTGCCCATGGCAGTGATGAGGGCCTGCAGTATTCCCCCAATGAAGGGGAAAGGATTCCGATGGGTGATGAGGAAGTAGATGAGAGGCAGGATGCCACCGGCATGAAGGAACAAACCCACGATGACGGTCAGGGTGTACATGCCCAGCTGACCCCCAAGGACGGCCATGTCTTCCATCTCTAGGATCTTGCCAGCAATCAGGAACAGGATGCCCACAGGTGCATACCTGGGCCAAGCCAGACACCTGTCAGGCCTCCCTCATGACCTCCCCTACAAGCCTGGAGCTAGCATCTCCCAGGCTTTGCCAACATAGACCCTGGAGCCAGGCAACACACACCATACAGCACCCTACTCCACTCCAACCTTCCCCACACAATAACAAATGGGGCTGGGTCCCACAAATAAATCCCACCTTTTCTTCCTGATTACCCACAGCTCGCCCAAAGAGAGCAGAAGAGTTCCTACAACTCCAACATATACATTCTTATAAGGTCTCTCCTTCACCCACCCCCCAATTCAAGTCCCCCCAAATAATCACAGTCCTCAGGGCTTTTTCCCTAGACATTGCCCAGACACTCCCTATCTCTGGCCTTCTAACTTCCCTTATTCACTTCCCCCAACTCTTTGCTCTACATTTGTAACCTGTATGCCCCTATTCTCTTTCCTGGAAGTACATATTCTCACTCATTCACCAGCCCTAAGTTATTTCACCTGGATTTCCCACAGACATCTTAAACAACCTGTCctaaatattatacaatattgcttatatgtggaatgtaaaaaaacaattgtacaaatgaacctatttacaaaacagaaattgagtcacagctgtagaaaacaaacttatggataccaagggggaaaggtgggggagggataaattgggagattgagattgacatatacacactactatatataaaatagataactaataagaacctactgtatagcacagggaactctattcaatctTCTATAATGACTTATAtggaataaaatctgaaaaggagtggatatatgtatgtatatataactgactcactttgctgtagagcagaagctaacacaacattgtaaatcaactacactccaataaaaaattaattataaacagCCTGTCTTATTAAATTACCTGTtcgttcactcaacaaatatccattgagcacctactatgttccagtcacatggtccctgccctcatggtgcTTACATCCTAATGGGGGAACTATGCAATACACAGAGAAATATGTCATTAAAAACTTCaggtagggcttctctggtggcgcagtggttgagagtccgcctgccaaggcaggggacacgggtttgtgccctggtctgggaagatcccacatgccgcatagcggctgggcccgtgagccatggccgctgagcctgcgcgtctggagcctgtgctccgcaacaggagaggccaaaacagtgagaggcccgcgtaccgcaaaaaaaaaaaaaaaaaaaaatttcaggtgGTGATAACTACAAAAGAGAATCAGTGAGTGGGGCTGTAAGAAtgagtggtcagggagggcttctctgaagaggtgacatttatgCTGATACCTGAATGATGAAAAGGAAACATGCATATTTGAGGGGAAAGCATTGCAGGCACAGTTCAAAGACTAGAAGTACTGGAGGAGCAGAAAGAAGACCAGTATAGCTGGAGCAGTGAGTGAAAAGAAGAGTAGAGAAGACAGATGAAGCAAGTTCATAGGGGGCTCACCTGTTTTCCACTCAAAACAGCCCATTGCTTAGTTTTGTGAGTTTCTGCCAGTGATGCCATAATTCACCCATCACCAGACTTCCTTTGttatttctgtctctttagaAATTGAAGTCTATACTTGGTCATTGTCATGGGGGATGTACTGGAGGAGGTGAGGACCGCTTGGGGAGGCGGTGCAATAGCTTAGGTCAGAAATGATGAGGCGCAAGCTGAGGTTGTGGGAATGAGGAGACAGGGGACTCCTCCAGCCACATCGTATTCCCCAAGCTGGGCTCGAGGTTAGCCCTGGTGGGTGGTTGCTGACTTGTCTCCAACTCCAGACCTACCTCTGTGAATAACCTGTTAACTCCTTTCTCAAATCCCTCACCTCCATCCTTACTTTCTCACACTCTGCAAAATTCCTCAACTCTGGATCAACTGtacatgatttctttcctcctataCTCGGCTACCTGGCAATATGGATATTTTCCCAGACGTGCCAAGGACATCACTATAGACTCATGGTGCCCAATTCAGGTGAGCTTTCAAGATTCCTTTTCAATCTTCTTGCTCGTCCTTGATAAGCTTTCCCTCCCAATCCCCTCAGCTGCTTTTCCAAGCTCTCAACTTAGCCTCTAGCCCCCCACCCAACTTTCAAATTATTTGGGATGATGTACAAAGTCTTCCCCAATTTGGGAAGACAGCCTCGTTAACATCTTCCACCAGCACTCCCTAGGTAGGCTCCCACCTTCTTGAACTCCTTACCATTCTCCAAACAACTCAGGTTCTTTCGAGCTTTGCATGTTCTATTCCCTCTGCTTGAAGtgcctctcctttcttcctgtcctgTTGGATTCCTACTCACCTTTCAAGACCCAACTAAAAGGTGGACGTCTCCATGACTTCCTCCTCACCTTCCCAGACAGAGTTCACTTCATATCCCTCATTGGCTGCTTACTTATCTATACTTTTGTAATGTCTCTTGACTCTAGAACCTTCCATCTTGTATTATATTTATCTAATATGTGCCTGTCTCCTCCAAGACTTTGAAAGCTCTTTGAGGACAAGGACTGAATTCAATGTATCTCTGTATTCTAGAGTTCAAAATAAAGTCAGCCTGGGAAAATGTCTGCTGAAAGAATGAAGGgatttaaagaatgaatgaatgaatgtgtcaaTTAAGGAATAATCGGTGAGTGGATAAATGAGTGAGAAAATGAGCAAATGAGACATGatgggtgagtgaatgaatgagtggattaagcaaatggatgaatgaatgcaagGAATATTTGATTGAGTGAATGAGAGAATAACAAATGTAGAGATGAACGAGTCAAAGAATGAGTCCAAATGAATAGATGACTTGGTgagtaaatcaatcaatcaatcaaagaATTAACTAATGCGTGGATGAGTTTGTGAATGAAtttatgagtgaatgaatgagtgacttaaccaatgcaaagaaaaatgaataaatgaatgggaaaatGAATGAACCAATTCATGGaataatgaagataaataaataaatgaatggataatttGGCCAATCCATAGAAGAATGAGAAGATAGATAAATGATGGAGTGAATGAACAATGCACAGACGCTTGagtacaaatgaataaatgagtgaataaatagagGAACAAGGGAGTGCATGAGTGAATAAATCATTGCACAAAggtatgaatgaatgagtaagtgaatgaGTGAGGGTGTGAATTAACCAATGCATATATAAATGACTTTGGCCAAGTGGTCCCAACAACCGCTTCAGGAGCTGCCCCACAGCCTGACTTCCCAGCCCTGACAACACCCTTCTGtgtgccaccaccaccaccccgcccttGTCACAGCCCAGCACTCACCAGATAATGATGCCCACCAGCCTCATAATAGCCTCATTGAGGCTGTCGAAGAAATCCCGCAGGACTCGGCCCTTGTGTTTCATGCCACCGATGACCAGCCCAAAGGCCACTGAGAAGACCACAAGGCCCAGGGCGTTGATGCCATTGGCTGAGCCAGGCACAGGCACAGTCTCCTCAAAGCTCAGCACCTCCTGCAAGGTGCCTATGGCCCGTGTGACATTTTCCAAGAGGCTGCTTCCGTTCTCCATTGAGGATAAAGGAGGCATGGAGGTGCCCAGCTCAGATCCATTATCTGTCCTCACCATGGTCCTGGTTACCAACCTCGTGCTGTACTGCGTCTTAAACTGAAATAAGGAGATATTGGGCCATAGACCAATGCATGGTAAATTGAGTGCATAACAGGTTAATGAGGGAGTGAACAACCAATGAATGGAAGAATGAGTATAGATTCTGCATTTTTCACAAGCTCCCTGGGCAATGCTCAGACAGGTTTTGGGGTCTGTCTCCTCAACTGTCTATGATCAGAAGCCTTGGTTCCTCCTCCATTACCATCCCCAGGCAGCCTTTGACCTAAGTCCTTCTCTCTAACCTTGCCTTGATCACCACACCAATAGAAAGCACATTCTTTCAGACTCTTCCAAAAGCCCCTGGGCAATGCTCTGTCAGGTCCTTCTTCCCATCCCTCACTCCTGGACCATTCACTCAGCAACGagctcccccacccctccaaacCTCCTTGATCAGACTATGTACTTCCCCCTGACCTGTTTGAAGCAGGCCTCCACAAGGTTGGGCGGAAACATATTTCTGCAGAAAAACATCAGATGAATGAACGTGGTTAGACCTTAGAAGAGAATCTAGActgataacagtaataataattgcAATGGCAACGATAATAATAGAAGCCAACATCTGAAAACCGATCTAAGTGCCTTACCTATGGGATCTGATTTAAACACCACAATAATCCTAAAAGTGAGTGTTATTgatgtccccattttacatacaAAGAAACCAAAGCACAAAGAACTTATGTAAGTTACCCAAAGCCACACAACTCCTAAGGGGTACAGGTGGACCTCAAATTCAGGCCTGTCTGAGCCCTTTGGTACGACCCTATGCCACCTCAGGGACTTCAATTCACACACAGTGatgtctccaaaaaaaaaaacacggaaAGCTCCCCCCAAGTCAGTGACTAGGGTAGAACTATGACCAGCCTTGATTCTGGCAGGCAAAATCTTGCTACTTTAAGAGAATCATTCACCTTCCAATGGATCTTGGGAACACCAGGCAAATACCATTTGTCCTGAGCCCATCTCAAGATGCTGCAACTATAGCCTCCCTAGCCTACGGGTCAAAAGATCATACCCTAGGAGTAAGCTGCTCTCAGAGGATTTATGCAAGGCTCCAGGACAGAAAATAGGTACCAAAAAAACTAGGCCCAGCTTGGGTGTTGCATTTCCAGGCTGGATTAGCCCATCCCCTTTGTCTCCCCTTGAGTATAGATTGTTACATGTAGGGCTGGAATTCCCATCAAAATTAGAAAGGACGTCACCTGACCAGGTCCATGAAGGCATCAGCCGTGGGAACGGTCTCGATCCGGCCCTCTCGGTGCAGCCCCTCCTTGGAGCCCTTCCCAGGATGGATGATGGTGACCATGAGGATGCCGATGAAGACCGCGATGACAGTGGTC
Protein-coding regions in this window:
- the SLC1A6 gene encoding excitatory amino acid transporter 4 isoform X2, with amino-acid sequence MSSHGNSLFLRESGQRLGRVGLLQRLLDSLQQRALRTRLRLQTMTREHVLRFLRRNAFILLTVSAVVIGVSLAFALRPYQLSYRQVKYFSFPGELLMRMLQMLVLPLIVSSLVTGMASLDNKATGRMGMRAAVYYMVTTVIAVFIGILMVTIIHPGKGSKEGLHREGRIETVPTADAFMDLVRNMFPPNLVEACFKQFKTQYSTRLVTRTMVRTDNGSELGTSMPPLSSMENGSSLLENVTRAIGTLQEVLSFEETVPVPGSANGINALGLVVFSVAFGLVIGGMKHKGRVLRDFFDSLNEAIMRLVGIIIWYAPVGILFLIAGKILEMEDMAVLGGQLGMYTLTVIVGLFLHAGGILPLIYFLITHRNPFPFIGGILQALITAMGTSSSSATLPITFRCLEEGLGVDRRITRFVLPVGATVNMDGTALYEALAAIFIAQVNNYELNLGQITTISITATAASIGAAGIPQAGLVTMVIVLTSVGLPTEDITLIIAVDWFLDRLRTVTNVLGDSIGAAVIEHLSQRELELQEAELTLPSLGKPYKSLMAQEKGASRGRGGNESAM